Proteins from a genomic interval of Flammeovirgaceae bacterium SG7u.111:
- a CDS encoding TIGR00266 family protein has translation MNSHEIDYKIIGRSIQIVEIELDPGETVIAEAGAMVYMEQGISFETKMGDGSNPISGFFSKLVQAGSRMLTGESAFMTHFTHQGVGKGHVAFSAPYPGTIVPIDLNSTPGKSLIVQKDGFLCAALGTKISVHFNQKLGSGLVGGEGFILQKLVGDGMAFIHAGGTVIEKELHDEELRIDTGCVVAFEEGIDFDVQRAGGLKSMLFGGEGLFLATLRGTGKVWLQSMPIRKLIQAISPYGKNTTKGSSSILGEFLSDD, from the coding sequence ATGAATTCTCATGAAATAGATTATAAAATTATTGGGCGGTCTATCCAGATAGTGGAAATAGAGCTGGATCCTGGGGAAACGGTGATAGCCGAAGCGGGAGCGATGGTGTATATGGAACAGGGAATCAGTTTTGAAACAAAAATGGGGGATGGGTCTAACCCTATCTCAGGCTTTTTCTCCAAATTGGTGCAGGCTGGTTCGAGGATGCTTACGGGCGAGTCAGCATTTATGACGCATTTTACCCACCAAGGAGTAGGGAAAGGGCATGTAGCCTTTTCAGCACCTTATCCAGGTACTATTGTTCCCATTGACTTGAACAGCACGCCTGGGAAATCTTTAATAGTGCAGAAAGATGGCTTTTTGTGTGCGGCGTTGGGGACAAAAATTTCGGTGCATTTCAATCAGAAACTAGGCTCGGGCTTGGTTGGGGGCGAAGGGTTTATCTTGCAAAAGCTAGTGGGAGATGGGATGGCATTTATCCATGCTGGCGGAACGGTGATAGAGAAAGAGTTGCACGATGAGGAGCTGAGGATAGATACGGGCTGCGTAGTGGCTTTTGAAGAAGGGATAGATTTTGATGTGCAGCGAGCTGGTGGATTGAAGTCTATGCTATTTGGTGGTGAAGGCTTGTTCTTGGCTACGCTGAGGGGAACGGGTAAAGTTTGGCTGCAGTCCATGCCTATCCGTAAGCTTATCCAAGCTATTTCCCCTTATGGAAAAAATACGACGAAGGGAAGTAGCTCTATTTTAGGCGAGTTTTTGTCGGATGATTAG
- a CDS encoding gluconate:H+ symporter translates to MPLVIVALGILVLLVLMIAFRLNAFIALILVALGVGIAEGMNVNDVVDSIQKGVGATLGYLVLVLGFGAMLGGLIAESGAAQKITSALTKSFGIKHIQWAIVLTGFIVGIPMFYSVGFVILIPLVFSIAASTGLPMLYVAIPMVASLSVTHGFLPPHPGPTAIAVIYKADIGMTLVYGILIAIPTIVLAGPMFGRLLKNIKVTPPKGLFDTKVVPEDEMPPLWVGVSTALLPVLLMGIAAIVKLQLTEGEPIYEFFTFIGDPIISLLITVIVAIFTLGINRGKDVKEVMGTLTESVKSIAMIMLIIGGGGAFKQVLIDSGVGDYLADILKDSDFSPLVLAWIIAASLRIALGSATVSALTTAGIVLPLIQSQAANPELMVLSTGAGSLMLSNVNDSGFWMFKEYFNLSIAQTFQSWSAMETIVSVMGLLGVLLVNQFV, encoded by the coding sequence ATGCCATTAGTAATTGTTGCCCTAGGCATCCTCGTACTGCTCGTACTGATGATCGCCTTCCGTCTTAATGCCTTCATAGCCCTCATTCTTGTCGCCCTTGGGGTCGGTATAGCCGAGGGGATGAACGTAAACGATGTAGTCGACTCCATCCAAAAAGGAGTAGGCGCCACCCTCGGATATTTAGTATTGGTACTGGGCTTTGGCGCCATGCTCGGCGGGCTGATAGCCGAAAGCGGCGCAGCCCAAAAAATCACTTCGGCTCTTACCAAAAGCTTTGGAATCAAACACATCCAGTGGGCCATTGTACTCACCGGGTTCATCGTTGGAATTCCCATGTTCTACTCCGTAGGCTTCGTCATCCTCATTCCTTTGGTATTTAGCATTGCCGCCTCTACAGGCTTGCCTATGCTCTATGTAGCCATCCCTATGGTAGCCTCGCTCTCCGTTACCCACGGCTTTCTACCTCCCCATCCTGGTCCTACTGCCATTGCGGTCATCTACAAAGCCGATATCGGAATGACCCTCGTCTATGGCATCCTTATCGCCATCCCAACCATCGTGTTGGCAGGGCCTATGTTTGGCAGGTTGCTCAAAAACATTAAAGTAACCCCGCCCAAAGGGCTATTCGATACCAAGGTAGTCCCCGAAGACGAAATGCCCCCACTTTGGGTAGGCGTCTCAACCGCTTTGTTACCTGTGCTCCTCATGGGCATAGCCGCCATAGTCAAGCTTCAGCTTACCGAAGGCGAGCCTATTTATGAGTTTTTTACCTTTATAGGCGATCCTATAATCTCCCTGCTCATCACCGTGATAGTTGCCATTTTCACCTTGGGAATAAACCGAGGGAAGGATGTAAAAGAAGTAATGGGAACACTCACCGAATCGGTAAAAAGCATTGCCATGATTATGTTGATCATCGGTGGAGGTGGTGCATTCAAGCAAGTATTGATAGACAGCGGCGTGGGCGATTACCTCGCCGATATCCTCAAAGACAGCGACTTTTCCCCGCTCGTACTCGCTTGGATAATCGCTGCATCCCTTCGCATAGCCCTAGGCTCTGCCACGGTGAGCGCCCTCACTACGGCAGGCATCGTCTTGCCCCTTATCCAGAGCCAAGCCGCCAACCCCGAGCTAATGGTGCTCTCCACGGGCGCAGGCAGCCTCATGCTCTCCAACGTGAACGACTCCGGCTTTTGGATGTTCAAAGAATACTTCAACCTCAGCATTGCACAGACCTTCCAATCTTGGTCTGCCATGGAAACCATCGTTTCGGTAATGGGCTTGCTGGGTGTACTGTTGGTCAACCAGTTTGTGTAA